GTTGACACGGCCATGGCCGCGAATTATGTGGTGGGAGCGCCAACTGGTGGATGGGATCTCAATACACAATTGCAATCATGGGCAAACGCTAAAAAATTCTTCGTTGGAGACACTCTGAGTAAGTAATCAATCTTAAAATGTGTGCAAAAACTTCTTTTCTTGCAATGCGCATTAGTCGACTGGTGACTTTGGATGAATTCTTGCAAACTGATATAATGTGAAACAGATGTAAAATGAATGTTGTTTTTCTTCAATCCCAGATAGATTTTATTGATGAAAGCTCTTCTTGATTTCTGCAGATTTTGTGTATGGACCAAGCCATAGTCTGCTTCAAGTTTCAAAGCCAGATTATGATGCCTGCCTGACGAATGCCTCCATAGCATCTTACTCTGGAGGGAACACTGCTATAACCCTTTCTTCCTCAGGAAACAGCTACTACATTTGTGGAACATCTGGACATTGTGACAGAGGAATGAAAGTGGTTATCAGTGTACTTCCTGCACCTGCGCCCCCAACAGCCGCTCCATCGGTTCCTCCTCCAGCAGCCACTCCATCCTCCCCAACACCAGCAACTCCTTCAGGTTCCCCAACTTCAAGTCCTACAGGTTCGCCTGCTGCATCTCCACCCAAACCTGCAGCTCCAGCCAACTCTCCAAAACTGTCTCCTTCAGTGTCACCCTCCAAGTCACCTGCAAGCAGTCCATCCAAGTCACCAGCCATCAGTCCTGCATCATCACCTCCTCCCAGTCCCACTCCTGCTGCTGAATCCCCGGCAGCAAGTCCACCATCTCCTAACGCAACTTCACCATCTGGTTCTCCCCCACCATCTTCAGCTAACAAAGTCAATGTGGTATCTTTCACAATGACAGTGGGCTTCATCATCATGATGCTACTGACTCTCTGAAGATTCTGACCAGATTTTCATGCGGAATTTTTGTTACCGCTGATTTCTCTCCATTGATGTCTAAAATTCTCTTGTATCGCTTATTCTTTGATATTTGATCTATCTGGTACATTTAAAAGATTGCGTTCCTGGTGTAAAATTTTGCTCCTAATATATATGGATATGTGAAAGATATTCTGTGAGTTCTCCTGCTATAAATGTATTTCAGATTCTTCATCTACCGGGTGCAATAGAAGGATCCTGTTATCTTCGATATACTCTAGATGCTAATGACAAAAATATGTGAATGGAATTTCCCTTATTTTTCAGGTAGGCACATAATCTCATGAGTTGCATCCTACTGATAGAGCCCCTCTATTTTCATTTTCGCGAAAATAGAAACTGAAGACAATTTGCTTCAATTTGGACAGTTCTTATTAAACTTGATGAGCTTCAGAATATGTAAGGAATTACCATAGAAAATGGCATTTCACACATTCTTGGGTCTCGCTTTAAAATCCCTAGTCAAGCACCCCTCAAAGATGAACCTCAACTGATATTAGCTCAGCTTGTTGGCAAATATTTTCAGATATCAAATTAAGAGCAACGAAGGAGATTGGCAACGTGGTGGAGACCAGTTTCATGTACAATCAGGTGCCAGAACCCTAAATGAAGGCATAACCAAGGCAGAGGAGGCAAACTGTAGAGATGATGATGAATCCTAAGGAACTGCCAGAGAAAATGATTCGATATTTGAAACATTTGAGGATCTTACTTAAAAATCCTTGGATCAAGAACACCCAGTGAGATGAATCCCAAAATCAATTTAGCTACGGTTATTGTAAATATTTCATGATATCTAAGTGAGAGGGACGACAGAGAATGGCAACTGGGAGGAGACCAATTTCATGCACAATGAGGTGCCAGAACCCCAAGGAGAGGCATACACAAGGGCGACAAGCCAAACTCAAGAGATGATGACTAATCCTCCAAATTCCGTTCCAGGTTAATGGCACCAAGACAGATACAAAATTTCTTAAATTCCTATATGCAGGCTTGGTTAAATTCACGAGGATATGATAATGAGAGcaacaaaaagaaagcaagccaACAACAGTTGCAGAATAAACAAATGTTGCTACTCAAGAGTGATGATTAAGCCTCCAAATTCTTCTGTTCCAGGTTAATGGCACCAGGCCAGACATGCTAAATTTTATGAGGCAACAATATGCAGGATTAGATAAGTTCACAAAGAGGACATGATAATGAGGACAACAAAAagaaatcaagctaacaacagtTGCAAGATAAAACAATCCTTAAGTCAATAAATCCGATAGAAAAAAAACAAGACATATAAGCACTAAGGCAGATAAGATTGATTGCCCTGAATATCAGCCCATTGTTTCTCAATGCTGTCCATGTCGGCCATTACTTGAATTTGCTTTGATAATATGCTTTGTGATTGTGGCTT
The DNA window shown above is from Coffea arabica cultivar ET-39 chromosome 5e, Coffea Arabica ET-39 HiFi, whole genome shotgun sequence and carries:
- the LOC113688915 gene encoding uncharacterized protein isoform X1; translation: MTMLLRTLVIAAAVAAAFVDTAMAANYVVGAPTGGWDLNTQLQSWANAKKFFVGDTLNFVYGPSHSLLQVSKPDYDACLTNASIASYSGGNTAITLSSSGNSYYICGTSGHCDRGMKVVISVLPAPAPPTAAPSVPPPAATPSSPTPATPSGSPTSSPTGSPAASPPKPAAPANSPKLSPSVSPSKSPASSPSKSPAISPASSPPPSPTPAAESPAASPPSPNATSPSGSPPPSSANKVNVVSFTMTVGFIIMMLLTL
- the LOC113688915 gene encoding uncharacterized protein isoform X2, encoding MAANYVVGAPTGGWDLNTQLQSWANAKKFFVGDTLNFVYGPSHSLLQVSKPDYDACLTNASIASYSGGNTAITLSSSGNSYYICGTSGHCDRGMKVVISVLPAPAPPTAAPSVPPPAATPSSPTPATPSGSPTSSPTGSPAASPPKPAAPANSPKLSPSVSPSKSPASSPSKSPAISPASSPPPSPTPAAESPAASPPSPNATSPSGSPPPSSANKVNVVSFTMTVGFIIMMLLTL